One part of the Sorangiineae bacterium MSr11954 genome encodes these proteins:
- the hrpB gene encoding ATP-dependent helicase HrpB codes for MHPLPIDPLLPEIVRRLERAPNLVLEAPPGAGKTTRVPRALLEHGAAKEANGEGARGEIIVLEPRRLAARLSARRVAEEIGEAPGETVGYQVRFEDVTGPKTRLRFVTEAILTRRLLGDPQLKGVHAVVLDEFHERHIHGDVALACLRHLQRTSRPDLRIVVMSATLDAEPAARFLGCDSLRSEGRRFDVRIEHATKEDERPLELQVASAVRTVMSLPEPGDVLVFLPGAREIRRAQEALEKLAAERDLLVLPLHGDLSPAEQDRAIRPAERHKVILATNVAESSVTIDGVVAVVDSGLARVMGHDPWSGLPRLRVEKVSRASATQRAGRAGRTRPGVCVRLYTKMDFERRPEHQPPEIARLDLTELLLELRAQKIDRALEWLDPPPPVSLAAAEELLVRLGALETEASSAGEVTAIGRRMLRYPLHPRIGRLLVEAEDRGVFDDATVLAALLAERDIRASARAQFGGGRGGRPGDVATEDSDLLQMRDLFREAQDARFTPHVLRAIGLDAGPTFAVDRAHKQLRRIGRLRDRDRGDDTELRKCLLTGYPDRVARRVRGRTLAMAGGGRAELAESSAVRDAPWLLALDGDESRRDVGTIRIASAIEPEWLIEFYADRIVESTRTTFVRTSQRVESISSMTYDGLVLDESPAAGTARADDAEAAALLAEAVLADGIAGLAAFAPEGALEEWVLRARFARTVDPSIPLVDDAFLRAVFLEHCMGRRSFAELREASFLDAVQARLGSVFTARIFALAPERITLARGRSVKIRYEAEKTPHIASRLQDFFGMKETPKVGGGKVPLVVHLLAPNQRAVQVTSDLEGFWERHYPALRKQLSRRYPKHAWPERPES; via the coding sequence GTGCACCCGCTCCCCATCGATCCGCTGCTTCCCGAGATCGTCCGCCGGCTCGAGAGGGCGCCCAACCTCGTCCTGGAGGCGCCGCCCGGGGCGGGCAAGACCACGCGCGTGCCGCGTGCGCTGCTCGAGCATGGTGCGGCCAAGGAGGCCAACGGCGAGGGCGCACGCGGCGAGATCATCGTCCTCGAGCCCCGCCGGTTGGCCGCGCGCCTCTCCGCGCGGCGGGTGGCGGAGGAGATCGGCGAGGCGCCCGGCGAGACGGTGGGCTACCAAGTTCGGTTCGAGGACGTGACCGGGCCCAAGACGCGCCTTCGCTTCGTCACCGAGGCGATCCTCACGCGGCGCCTGCTCGGCGATCCGCAGTTGAAGGGCGTGCACGCGGTGGTGCTCGACGAGTTCCACGAGCGGCATATCCACGGCGACGTCGCCCTCGCGTGCCTCCGCCACTTGCAGCGCACATCGCGCCCGGATCTGCGCATCGTCGTGATGTCGGCGACCCTCGACGCGGAGCCCGCGGCGCGCTTCCTCGGCTGCGACTCGCTGCGCTCGGAGGGGCGGCGCTTCGATGTTCGCATCGAGCATGCAACCAAGGAGGACGAGCGGCCATTGGAGCTGCAGGTGGCCTCCGCGGTGCGTACCGTCATGTCCCTCCCCGAGCCGGGCGACGTGCTCGTGTTCTTGCCGGGCGCGCGGGAGATCCGGCGCGCGCAGGAGGCCCTCGAAAAATTGGCGGCGGAGCGGGATCTGCTGGTCCTGCCGCTGCACGGCGATCTCTCGCCCGCCGAGCAGGATCGGGCGATCCGCCCGGCGGAGCGGCACAAGGTGATCCTCGCCACCAATGTGGCCGAGTCGTCGGTCACCATCGATGGCGTGGTCGCCGTCGTCGACAGCGGCCTTGCGCGCGTGATGGGGCACGATCCCTGGTCCGGCCTCCCGCGCCTCCGGGTCGAAAAGGTGAGCCGCGCTTCGGCCACGCAACGCGCGGGGCGCGCGGGAAGAACGCGTCCGGGGGTGTGCGTTCGCCTTTATACGAAGATGGACTTCGAACGGCGCCCCGAGCATCAGCCGCCCGAAATCGCGCGGCTCGATCTGACGGAGCTCTTGCTCGAGCTGCGGGCGCAAAAGATCGACCGCGCGCTCGAGTGGCTCGATCCGCCCCCGCCCGTGTCGCTCGCGGCGGCCGAGGAGCTGCTCGTCCGCCTGGGCGCCCTCGAGACCGAGGCTTCGAGCGCAGGCGAGGTGACCGCCATCGGTCGCCGCATGCTGCGCTACCCCTTGCACCCGCGCATCGGGCGCCTCTTGGTGGAGGCCGAAGACCGCGGCGTCTTCGACGACGCCACCGTGCTCGCCGCGCTGTTGGCCGAGCGCGACATCCGCGCCAGCGCACGGGCGCAATTCGGCGGCGGGCGCGGCGGCCGCCCGGGCGATGTGGCCACCGAGGACTCGGATCTCCTGCAGATGCGCGATCTCTTTCGCGAGGCGCAGGATGCGCGGTTTACGCCCCATGTGCTCCGCGCCATCGGGCTCGATGCGGGCCCCACCTTCGCCGTCGATCGCGCCCACAAGCAGCTGCGCCGCATCGGCCGCCTGCGCGATCGCGATCGGGGCGACGATACCGAATTACGGAAGTGCTTGCTGACGGGGTATCCCGACCGGGTGGCGCGGAGGGTGCGCGGCCGAACGCTCGCCATGGCCGGCGGCGGGCGCGCGGAGCTCGCCGAGAGCAGCGCGGTGCGCGATGCACCGTGGCTCCTGGCGCTCGACGGCGATGAATCGCGCCGCGATGTCGGCACCATTCGGATAGCCAGCGCGATCGAGCCCGAGTGGCTCATCGAGTTTTACGCGGACCGCATCGTGGAGAGCACGCGCACGACCTTCGTGCGCACATCGCAGCGCGTCGAGTCCATCAGCTCGATGACCTACGATGGGCTGGTGCTCGATGAGTCCCCGGCGGCCGGCACCGCGCGCGCCGATGATGCCGAGGCCGCGGCGCTTTTGGCCGAGGCGGTTCTGGCGGACGGGATCGCGGGGCTCGCGGCGTTTGCACCGGAGGGCGCCCTGGAAGAGTGGGTTTTGCGCGCGCGCTTCGCCCGCACGGTAGACCCCTCGATACCGCTCGTGGACGACGCGTTTTTGCGCGCGGTGTTCCTCGAGCACTGCATGGGTCGCCGGAGCTTTGCCGAGCTTCGCGAAGCCTCGTTTCTCGATGCGGTCCAAGCGCGCCTCGGTTCCGTTTTCACTGCACGCATCTTCGCGCTGGCACCGGAGCGCATCACGCTCGCGCGCGGACGCAGCGTAAAAATTCGTTACGAGGCGGAAAAGACCCCACATATCGCGTCTCGTCTGCAGGACTTCTTCGGCATGAAGGAAACGCCAAAGGTAGGTGGCGGCAAGGTGCCGCTCGTGGTTCATCTTCTCGCTCCCAACCAACGCGCGGTTCAGGTTACAAGCGATCTCGAGGGTTTCTGGGAGCGACACTATCCTGCACTTCGCAAGCAGCTTTCTCGGAGGTACCCGAAGCACGCTTGGCCCGAAAGGCCCGAGAGCTGA